The following are encoded in a window of Thermodesulfobacterium geofontis OPF15 genomic DNA:
- the scpB gene encoding SMC-Scp complex subunit ScpB: MKDFKFYKKVIEALLFCAGKSLKPKEISEICDNLPISEVKKILEELKKDYLERGVRLVEVADGYRIETIPEVADYIKKLLKPKKFRWTKALLETLAIIAYFQPITRAEISAKRGGVDVSSSLKILLENDFIEIVGKKKLPGRPALYGTTKFFLEYFGLKSLEDLPPLEELKKLSE, translated from the coding sequence ATGAAAGATTTTAAGTTTTACAAAAAAGTTATAGAAGCCCTTTTATTCTGTGCAGGAAAATCCTTAAAACCAAAAGAAATCTCTGAGATTTGTGATAATCTTCCAATTTCTGAAGTTAAGAAAATTTTGGAAGAGTTAAAAAAGGATTATTTAGAAAGGGGTGTAAGATTAGTTGAAGTAGCAGATGGATATAGAATAGAAACAATTCCAGAGGTAGCTGATTATATAAAAAAGCTACTTAAACCCAAAAAATTTAGATGGACTAAAGCCCTCCTTGAAACTCTTGCTATAATAGCTTATTTCCAACCTATAACCAGGGCTGAGATTTCAGCAAAAAGAGGCGGTGTAGATGTAAGCAGTTCCTTAAAAATTCTTTTGGAAAACGATTTTATAGAAATAGTAGGAAAGAAAAAACTTCCGGGAAGACCTGCTCTTTATGGCACTACAAAATTCTTTTTAGAATATTTTGGGCTTAAATCCTTAGAAGATCTTCCACCCCTTGAAGAACTTAAAAAACTTTCTGAATAA
- a CDS encoding radical SAM protein has protein sequence MIEKETLIFGPVKSRRLGRSLGIELVPKKVCTMNCIYCEVGKTTNLTLERKEYYPWDLIERSILQAKEIEDTFDVLTFTGSGEPSLNIHFEKALRLAKKIIKKPVAVLTNATLLDIPSIRSALAEVDIVLPSLDAGNPETFKKINRPHPKIELKTIIENLKKLREEMKGEMWLEILFVEGINDSEKDLKDLKSAIDYINPHKVQLNTVVRPPAFEKAKPLSFEKLKKIAEFLGERVEIIVDKERLEKAVETFKDLEKEKIKEIIFNYLKRRPSTLEELSSALKIEKEVLEDILKIFISQDKVKEKLHEGKKFFIVE, from the coding sequence TTGATTGAAAAAGAAACCTTAATTTTTGGTCCAGTAAAATCAAGAAGACTTGGTAGATCCTTAGGAATTGAATTGGTTCCTAAGAAAGTCTGTACCATGAATTGTATTTATTGTGAAGTAGGAAAAACAACAAATTTGACCTTAGAGAGAAAAGAATATTATCCTTGGGATTTAATAGAAAGATCTATACTTCAGGCTAAGGAAATAGAGGATACTTTTGATGTTCTTACTTTTACAGGAAGTGGGGAACCTTCCTTAAATATTCATTTTGAAAAAGCTTTAAGATTAGCTAAAAAAATTATTAAAAAACCTGTAGCTGTTTTAACCAATGCTACTCTTTTAGATATACCTTCTATAAGATCAGCTCTTGCAGAGGTAGATATAGTTTTGCCCTCACTTGATGCAGGAAATCCTGAAACTTTTAAAAAAATTAATCGTCCCCATCCTAAAATAGAATTAAAAACTATTATTGAGAACTTAAAAAAATTGAGAGAGGAAATGAAAGGAGAAATGTGGCTTGAGATACTTTTTGTTGAAGGAATAAATGATTCAGAAAAGGATTTAAAAGATTTAAAATCAGCTATAGATTACATAAATCCTCATAAAGTTCAATTAAATACTGTTGTAAGACCCCCTGCTTTTGAGAAAGCAAAGCCTCTTTCTTTTGAAAAATTGAAAAAAATTGCAGAATTTCTGGGAGAAAGGGTAGAAATTATAGTAGATAAAGAAAGGCTTGAAAAAGCTGTAGAAACCTTTAAAGATTTAGAAAAAGAAAAAATTAAAGAAATAATTTTTAACTATCTTAAAAGGCGCCCTTCTACTTTAGAAGAACTTTCCTCAGCCTTAAAAATTGAAAAAGAGGTGCTTGAAGATATTTTAAAAATTTTTATCTCCCAAGATAAAGTAAAAGAAAAACTACATGAAGGAAAAAAATTTTTTATAGTTGAATAA
- the pgsA gene encoding CDP-diacylglycerol--glycerol-3-phosphate 3-phosphatidyltransferase: protein MYLLITPNRLTLLRIFLLPFPCLLLLSESYSAKIGALVAGFLLGITDYLDGILARKYKKVTSIGAILDPIADKIFVSSVYLVLVYLNYFSFLPVFLIILREILVSFLRSWFPDKIKVSKIAKLKTLFQMSFAGFAVLLYIHFPSFKSLINLFLWIIAIFSYISAIPYFHRVWYKIKEFRKNLKNFFISFLSLIYPLGLLLSFPLAKNLFWINIISLSFFFFKRGLVKSSPKWAYEKIWLSFFIALLLILEYIYFKSLFFSLWLILIISFLRDGFKSLKFMWRILKLQ, encoded by the coding sequence ATGTATTTACTAATTACTCCAAACAGACTTACTCTTTTAAGAATTTTTCTTTTACCCTTCCCGTGTTTACTCCTTCTTTCAGAGTCTTATTCAGCTAAAATAGGAGCTTTGGTAGCTGGTTTTTTGCTTGGGATTACTGATTATTTAGATGGTATTTTAGCAAGAAAATATAAAAAGGTTACTTCAATTGGAGCCATCCTTGATCCCATTGCAGATAAAATTTTTGTTTCTTCAGTTTATTTAGTTTTAGTTTATTTAAATTATTTTAGTTTTTTACCTGTATTTTTAATTATATTAAGAGAAATTCTTGTTTCCTTTTTAAGGAGCTGGTTTCCAGATAAAATAAAGGTTTCAAAAATTGCAAAATTAAAAACACTCTTCCAAATGAGTTTTGCAGGTTTTGCTGTTCTCTTATACATTCATTTTCCTTCTTTTAAATCTCTCATCAATCTTTTCTTATGGATAATAGCCATTTTTTCTTATATAAGTGCTATACCTTATTTTCATAGAGTTTGGTATAAGATAAAAGAATTTAGAAAAAATTTAAAAAATTTTTTTATATCTTTTCTTTCTTTAATTTACCCTTTGGGATTGCTTCTAAGCTTTCCCTTAGCTAAAAACCTTTTCTGGATTAATATAATTTCTCTTTCTTTCTTTTTCTTTAAAAGGGGATTAGTCAAAAGTTCTCCCAAATGGGCTTATGAAAAAATCTGGCTTTCTTTTTTTATTGCTCTTTTATTAATATTAGAATATATATATTTTAAAAGCCTATTTTTTTCTTTGTGGTTAATTTTAATAATAAGTTTTTTAAGGGACGGTTTTAAGAGTTTAAAATTTATGTGGAGGATTTTAAAGCTTCAATAG
- the rpe gene encoding ribulose-phosphate 3-epimerase, with protein MTPNLNKKILIAPSLLSADFSKLAQEVKAVEKAGADLLHLDVMDGLFVPNLTFGPLVISSIRPHSNLIFDVHLMIESPERYIKDFADSGADWISIHAEATKHLHRAIWKIKELDKKAGVALNPHTPLEIIKYVLEDLDYVLIMTVNPGFGGQKFIKNCLSKIKELKELIEKRGLNTLIEVDGGINAETAPEVIKAGAKILVAGSAIFGEKDYAKAIEALKSST; from the coding sequence ATGACACCCAATCTAAATAAAAAAATTCTTATCGCTCCTTCTCTTCTTTCTGCTGATTTTTCAAAATTAGCCCAAGAAGTGAAAGCTGTAGAAAAAGCAGGTGCAGATCTTTTACACTTAGATGTGATGGACGGACTTTTTGTTCCTAACCTTACCTTTGGACCTCTTGTAATCTCATCTATTCGTCCTCATTCAAATCTTATATTTGATGTCCATCTCATGATTGAATCTCCGGAAAGGTATATAAAAGATTTTGCAGATTCTGGAGCAGACTGGATTTCTATACATGCCGAAGCAACTAAGCATCTACATAGAGCCATATGGAAAATAAAAGAGCTTGACAAAAAGGCTGGAGTTGCTTTAAATCCTCATACTCCTCTTGAAATAATAAAATATGTTCTTGAAGACCTTGATTATGTTTTAATAATGACTGTTAATCCCGGTTTTGGTGGGCAAAAATTTATTAAAAATTGTCTTTCTAAAATTAAAGAACTTAAAGAGTTAATAGAAAAGAGAGGACTTAATACTTTAATAGAGGTTGATGGAGGAATTAATGCAGAAACAGCTCCTGAAGTAATAAAAGCTGGGGCAAAAATTCTTGTTGCAGGCTCTGCTATTTTTGGAGAAAAAGATTATGCAAAAGCTATTGAAGCTTTAAAATCCTCCACATAA
- the lysA gene encoding diaminopimelate decarboxylase, whose translation MHYFGYKNGELYCEEVPVKKIIEEVGTPVYIYSAKTIRRHYKVFEESFSEVEHLICYSVKANSNIAIISLLRQLGSGADVVSAGELKRALKAGVPPKKIVFSGVGKTPEEIEFALSVDILMFNVESLEELEVLGEIAKKLNKKAPFALRINPDVDPQTHPYISTGLKKSKFGIPEEFAISAYKKAKKNPYLQPVGIDAHIGSQITSLAPFVEALNRLKKIWEALIDLGFELKYLDIGGGLGIIYDDEEPPLPQEYADAIIKEGKDLKATIILEPGRVIVGNAGILVTKVLYTKENTLKKFVIVDAGMNDLIRPAFYQAYHKIVPVEEKNSEYEVVDVVGPICENSDFFAKDRKLPKLQRGDFLAIMSAGAYGFVMSSNYNSRPRVPEVLVDGDTYYIIRRRETIEDLLALESIPARYL comes from the coding sequence ATGCATTACTTTGGCTACAAAAATGGAGAGCTTTACTGTGAAGAAGTTCCTGTTAAGAAAATTATAGAGGAAGTAGGAACTCCAGTTTATATTTACTCAGCTAAAACTATAAGAAGACATTATAAAGTTTTTGAAGAATCTTTTTCAGAGGTAGAGCATTTAATTTGTTATTCTGTCAAGGCTAATTCAAATATAGCTATAATTTCTCTTTTAAGGCAACTTGGAAGTGGAGCAGATGTTGTTTCTGCAGGGGAATTAAAAAGAGCCTTGAAGGCAGGAGTTCCACCTAAAAAAATCGTTTTTTCTGGAGTAGGGAAAACACCAGAAGAAATAGAATTTGCTCTTTCAGTTGATATTTTAATGTTTAATGTGGAAAGTTTAGAAGAACTTGAAGTTTTGGGAGAAATTGCAAAAAAACTTAATAAAAAAGCTCCTTTTGCTTTAAGAATAAATCCTGATGTGGATCCCCAAACTCATCCTTATATTTCTACAGGGCTTAAAAAAAGCAAATTTGGGATACCTGAAGAATTTGCAATTTCTGCTTATAAAAAAGCAAAGAAGAATCCATATCTTCAACCAGTAGGAATTGATGCTCACATCGGTTCTCAAATAACCTCTCTGGCTCCTTTTGTAGAGGCACTAAATAGATTAAAAAAAATCTGGGAAGCTCTGATAGATCTTGGTTTTGAGCTTAAATATTTAGATATTGGAGGTGGTTTAGGAATAATTTATGATGATGAAGAACCACCCTTACCTCAAGAATATGCAGACGCTATTATAAAAGAAGGAAAAGATTTAAAAGCTACTATAATTTTAGAACCTGGGAGAGTGATAGTTGGTAATGCAGGGATTTTGGTTACCAAGGTGCTTTATACTAAGGAGAACACACTAAAAAAATTTGTTATAGTTGATGCAGGAATGAACGATTTAATAAGACCAGCTTTTTATCAAGCCTATCATAAAATTGTTCCTGTTGAGGAGAAAAATTCAGAATATGAAGTAGTTGATGTGGTTGGTCCTATTTGTGAAAATAGTGACTTTTTTGCTAAAGATAGGAAACTTCCTAAGCTTCAAAGAGGAGATTTTCTTGCTATAATGAGTGCTGGAGCTTATGGATTTGTTATGAGTTCAAACTATAATTCAAGACCCCGCGTTCCTGAAGTTTTAGTAGATGGTGATACCTATTATATAATAAGAAGAAGAGAAACTATAGAAGATCTTTTGGCTCTTGAATCCATTCCTGCAAGATATCTTTAA
- the queA gene encoding tRNA preQ1(34) S-adenosylmethionine ribosyltransferase-isomerase QueA yields MVLIPKEFDIETYNYKLPEDLIAYYPPKERTESKLLVIDRKKEEFYFHEKFSEIENYLKEGDLLILNNTKVFPARIKGKKATGGEVELLLFQKPEGFIFTTSALIKGKRIKKGQEFKVNDAIKIKVLEKYEGGKFLVELKSKEYKLEELIYKYGKAPLPPYIKREPEDIDLERYQTVYAEKEGSIAAPTAGFHFDEILLTKLKEKGVIIKYITLHIGYGTFAPIKVKDIRKHKIEPEYVEVDEEVISEIKLAQAEKRRIIAVGTTVVRTLEFIARKGFIPYKGFCDLYIYPGFNFQVVSAMITNFHLPKSSLLLLVCAFAGRSLIFKAYEEAIKRKYRFYSYGDATFII; encoded by the coding sequence ATGGTTCTTATTCCCAAGGAATTTGATATAGAAACCTATAATTATAAACTCCCAGAAGATCTTATTGCTTATTATCCTCCCAAAGAGCGCACCGAATCGAAACTTTTAGTAATTGATAGAAAAAAAGAAGAATTTTATTTTCACGAAAAATTTTCAGAAATAGAAAATTACTTAAAAGAAGGAGACCTTTTGATTTTAAATAATACAAAAGTTTTTCCTGCAAGGATTAAAGGAAAAAAAGCAACAGGTGGAGAAGTAGAATTACTTTTGTTTCAAAAACCAGAGGGTTTTATCTTTACAACCTCAGCTTTGATAAAGGGAAAAAGAATTAAAAAAGGGCAAGAATTTAAAGTAAATGATGCTATAAAAATTAAAGTATTGGAAAAATATGAAGGAGGTAAATTTTTAGTAGAGCTTAAAAGTAAAGAATATAAGCTTGAAGAGCTTATTTATAAATATGGGAAAGCACCTTTGCCACCATACATAAAAAGGGAGCCAGAAGATATAGATTTAGAAAGATATCAAACTGTATATGCTGAAAAAGAGGGCTCTATTGCAGCACCAACTGCTGGATTCCATTTTGATGAAATTTTACTTACTAAGTTAAAGGAAAAAGGTGTTATTATAAAATATATTACTCTTCATATAGGTTATGGAACATTTGCTCCTATTAAGGTAAAAGATATAAGAAAACATAAAATAGAGCCTGAATATGTTGAAGTAGATGAAGAGGTTATTTCTGAAATAAAGTTAGCTCAAGCCGAAAAAAGAAGAATTATTGCAGTAGGAACAACAGTAGTGAGAACCCTTGAGTTTATTGCAAGAAAAGGATTTATTCCTTATAAAGGTTTTTGTGATCTTTATATTTATCCAGGGTTTAATTTTCAAGTAGTTTCAGCGATGATTACCAATTTTCATCTCCCTAAATCTTCTCTTCTTCTTTTAGTTTGTGCTTTTGCTGGAAGATCCTTAATTTTTAAAGCCTATGAAGAAGCTATTAAAAGAAAATATCGATTTTATTCTTATGGAGACGCAACTTTTATAATATAA
- a CDS encoding MFS transporter: MTYKSPLYFVILLGLVSLFSDMTYEGARSITGPYLFYLGAGAAVVGFASGFGEFIGYGLRLFSGWLADKTKKYWGLMFIGYALNLLSVPALALVNSWGLAVLLIILERTGKALRTPARDTLLSYATFKMGRGLGFGIHEAMDQIGAFVGPLIVALVFYLKMGYKPAFLVLLIPALIALSLLTFARIIYPAPQKFEKGFLELETKGFSKSFWWYLLGMCLVGAGFVDFPLIGYHLEKTSILSKDWIPILYALAMGVDAFSAIFLGLLFDRIGLKAVILAIILSLGAIPLTFLGGIILIFLGMILWGIGLGAQESIMRAVIAQLVPIEKRGVGYGIFNTFFGLFWFVGSFLLGFLYDFSILALVAFSVTFQALSIPFILKVAKTA, translated from the coding sequence ATGACTTACAAATCTCCTCTTTATTTCGTAATTTTACTTGGTCTTGTTAGTCTTTTTTCTGATATGACCTATGAAGGAGCAAGAAGTATTACTGGTCCTTATCTTTTTTACTTAGGTGCAGGGGCTGCAGTAGTTGGATTTGCTTCAGGTTTTGGAGAATTTATAGGTTATGGTCTAAGACTTTTTTCTGGCTGGCTTGCAGATAAAACTAAGAAGTATTGGGGTTTGATGTTTATAGGATATGCTTTAAATCTTCTTTCAGTTCCTGCGCTTGCTTTGGTTAACTCATGGGGACTTGCTGTGCTATTAATTATTTTAGAAAGAACTGGAAAAGCTTTAAGAACTCCTGCAAGGGATACGCTTCTTTCCTATGCTACTTTTAAAATGGGAAGAGGATTAGGTTTTGGAATACATGAGGCTATGGACCAAATAGGTGCTTTTGTAGGTCCTCTAATCGTTGCTTTAGTTTTTTATCTAAAAATGGGATATAAACCTGCTTTTTTAGTTTTATTAATTCCTGCTCTTATAGCCCTTTCACTTCTTACTTTTGCCAGAATAATTTATCCAGCTCCTCAAAAGTTTGAAAAAGGTTTCTTAGAGTTAGAAACTAAAGGGTTTTCTAAATCCTTTTGGTGGTATCTTTTAGGAATGTGCCTTGTAGGAGCAGGTTTTGTAGATTTCCCTCTTATAGGATATCATTTAGAAAAGACTTCTATTCTTTCCAAAGATTGGATTCCAATTCTTTATGCCTTAGCTATGGGAGTTGATGCTTTCTCAGCAATTTTCTTAGGTCTTCTTTTTGACAGAATAGGGCTTAAAGCGGTAATTCTTGCTATTATTCTTTCCTTGGGTGCTATTCCACTAACTTTTTTAGGAGGAATTATTTTAATTTTCTTAGGGATGATTTTGTGGGGTATAGGGCTTGGAGCTCAAGAGTCTATTATGAGAGCTGTTATTGCTCAGCTTGTGCCTATAGAAAAAAGAGGCGTTGGCTACGGTATTTTTAATACTTTTTTTGGACTTTTTTGGTTTGTAGGAAGCTTTCTCTTAGGTTTTCTTTATGATTTTTCTATCTTAGCTTTAGTTGCTTTTTCAGTCACTTTTCAAGCTTTATCTATCCCCTTCATCCTAAAAGTAGCTAAAACAGCTTAA
- a CDS encoding RCKP-type rubredoxin-like domain-containing protein encodes MAVWKCNSCGATKESRCKPKKCPQCGAEGSMVKEEAKEDTPKKGAKRKKS; translated from the coding sequence ATGGCAGTTTGGAAATGTAATTCCTGTGGAGCAACAAAAGAAAGTAGATGTAAACCCAAAAAATGTCCTCAGTGTGGAGCTGAAGGAAGTATGGTTAAAGAGGAAGCTAAAGAAGATACACCTAAGAAAGGTGCTAAAAGAAAGAAGAGTTAA
- the xth gene encoding exodeoxyribonuclease III, with product MLVGTWNINSIKIRKEQVEKLLSERSIDILALQETKVKTEEFPTFIFKKLGYEVYHQGGKGRNGVAILSKFKAEEIIIGFKGLKEEDQFPDVKERIIGVKFSSPNIKEYWVFSVYIPNGSPVNSDYYFYKLQFLWKFREFLEANFSVDHPLIIMGDFNVAPEEIDVYDPEILRESICFTERERKAFKALLGFGLVDALRLKYPEKSGIFTWWDYQFSAFNKNQGMRLDHILITSVLIDKLENVWVEKIPRSWKKPSDHAPVLAEFKI from the coding sequence ATGCTTGTTGGTACTTGGAATATAAACTCAATCAAAATAAGAAAAGAACAAGTTGAAAAATTACTCTCAGAAAGATCTATTGATATTTTAGCCCTTCAAGAAACAAAGGTAAAAACAGAAGAATTTCCTACTTTTATTTTTAAAAAATTAGGATATGAAGTTTATCATCAGGGAGGAAAAGGAAGAAATGGAGTAGCAATACTTTCTAAATTTAAGGCTGAAGAAATTATAATAGGATTTAAGGGATTAAAAGAAGAAGATCAATTTCCAGATGTTAAAGAAAGAATAATTGGGGTGAAATTTTCATCTCCAAATATAAAAGAATATTGGGTATTTTCTGTTTATATACCTAATGGAAGCCCTGTTAATTCCGATTACTACTTTTATAAGCTTCAATTTTTGTGGAAATTTAGAGAATTTTTAGAAGCAAATTTTTCTGTAGATCATCCTCTTATTATTATGGGAGATTTTAATGTAGCACCAGAAGAAATAGATGTATATGACCCAGAGATATTAAGAGAAAGTATCTGTTTTACAGAGAGAGAAAGAAAAGCTTTCAAAGCACTTCTTGGATTCGGATTAGTAGATGCTTTAAGATTGAAATATCCGGAAAAAAGCGGGATTTTTACCTGGTGGGATTATCAATTTTCAGCTTTTAATAAAAATCAAGGAATGAGACTTGATCATATTTTAATCACATCAGTTTTAATTGATAAATTAGAAAATGTATGGGTAGAAAAAATTCCAAGGAGTTGGAAAAAGCCTTCTGACCACGCCCCAGTTTTAGCTGAGTTTAAGATATAA
- the nrdD gene encoding anaerobic ribonucleoside-triphosphate reductase encodes MEKIKEETKKIKAIPCEIYSRVVGYFRPIQNWNLGKQQEFKERKTVKIDSYLKIKAGSKI; translated from the coding sequence ATGGAAAAAATAAAAGAGGAAACTAAAAAAATTAAGGCTATTCCCTGTGAAATTTATTCAAGAGTAGTTGGATATTTTAGACCTATTCAAAACTGGAATTTAGGAAAACAGCAAGAATTTAAAGAAAGAAAAACAGTAAAAATTGATAGTTATTTGAAAATAAAAGCTGGTTCAAAAATTTAA
- the ffh gene encoding signal recognition particle protein: MFESLSDRLESVFKKFREKGKLDSDDIKKGLREVRLALLEADVNYKVVKDFISRVENRALSSEVIESLTPFQQIIKIVYEELVKTLGGEAKGLDLGGAKPAKILLAGLQGSGKTTTAAKLAKFLKKKGHHPLLVSADIYRPAAIEQLKILAQKVEVPFYEPKSNEKPLEIVKNAIEMAKENGRDIVIIDTAGRLHIDEDLMQELIELKKTFNPSEVLLVADAMMGQDSVNVAKIFNERVGLTGIILTKIEGDARGGAALSIKEVTGCPIKFLGTGEKLDAFEVFYPERLAGRILGMGDILTLIEKAQEAFDLKKAKELERKIKKLEFDLEDLREQLRQMRKLGSVKDLLEFLPGIGRKLNEIEFDEKELIKMEAIINSMTKEERKNPRIINASRKRRIAKGSGTTVQDVNKLLRSYEEMLKLLKQMRAPGRFQSMIRRLIGM, translated from the coding sequence ATGTTTGAAAGTTTAAGTGATAGATTAGAGTCAGTTTTTAAAAAATTTAGAGAAAAAGGGAAACTTGATTCTGATGATATAAAAAAAGGATTAAGAGAGGTTCGTTTAGCTTTATTAGAAGCAGATGTAAATTATAAAGTAGTTAAAGATTTTATAAGCCGTGTTGAAAATAGAGCTCTTTCTTCTGAGGTAATTGAAAGCTTAACTCCTTTTCAGCAAATAATAAAAATAGTCTATGAAGAGCTTGTAAAAACTTTAGGAGGAGAAGCAAAAGGATTAGATCTTGGAGGTGCCAAACCAGCTAAAATCCTTTTAGCTGGACTTCAAGGTTCTGGTAAAACTACAACTGCAGCTAAACTTGCAAAATTTTTAAAAAAGAAGGGTCATCATCCTTTACTCGTTTCTGCCGATATTTATCGTCCTGCAGCAATTGAGCAATTGAAAATTCTTGCTCAAAAAGTTGAAGTCCCCTTTTATGAACCAAAGTCTAACGAAAAACCTTTAGAGATAGTTAAAAATGCTATAGAAATGGCTAAAGAAAATGGAAGAGACATTGTTATTATTGATACTGCAGGAAGACTTCATATTGATGAAGATTTAATGCAAGAGCTTATAGAACTGAAAAAGACTTTTAATCCTTCAGAAGTTTTACTTGTTGCTGATGCAATGATGGGACAAGATTCGGTAAATGTAGCTAAAATCTTTAATGAAAGGGTAGGGTTAACAGGTATAATTCTTACCAAAATAGAAGGAGATGCCAGAGGAGGTGCAGCTCTTTCTATAAAAGAGGTTACAGGATGTCCTATCAAATTCTTAGGAACTGGAGAAAAACTTGATGCCTTTGAGGTATTTTATCCAGAAAGACTTGCAGGAAGAATCCTTGGAATGGGAGATATACTTACTCTTATAGAAAAAGCTCAAGAAGCCTTTGATTTAAAGAAGGCTAAAGAATTAGAAAGAAAAATAAAAAAATTAGAGTTTGATCTGGAAGATTTGAGGGAACAACTTCGACAAATGAGAAAGCTTGGTTCAGTGAAAGATTTACTTGAGTTTTTACCTGGTATAGGGAGAAAATTAAATGAGATAGAATTTGATGAAAAAGAGCTTATAAAAATGGAAGCTATTATAAATTCTATGACTAAAGAAGAAAGAAAAAATCCGAGAATTATAAATGCAAGTAGAAAAAGAAGAATAGCTAAAGGAAGTGGTACTACAGTACAAGATGTGAATAAACTTTTGAGAAGTTATGAAGAAATGTTAAAATTGCTTAAGCAAATGAGAGCTCCTGGTAGATTTCAAAGCATGATAAGAAGACTTATAGGAATGTAA
- the rpsP gene encoding 30S ribosomal protein S16, protein MPVRIRLMRFGRKKRPFYRVVAADSRAPRDGKFLDILGYYDPLKEPFEFKVDEEKVKKWLERGAEPTETVRALLKRIGIKVDKEA, encoded by the coding sequence GTGCCTGTAAGAATTAGATTAATGAGATTTGGCAGAAAGAAAAGACCCTTTTACAGAGTTGTTGCTGCAGATTCCCGTGCACCAAGAGATGGTAAATTTTTAGATATTTTAGGTTACTATGATCCTTTAAAAGAACCTTTTGAATTTAAAGTAGATGAAGAGAAAGTAAAAAAATGGCTTGAAAGAGGGGCTGAGCCTACAGAAACAGTAAGAGCCCTTTTAAAAAGGATAGGGATAAAAGTGGATAAGGAAGCCTAA
- a CDS encoding KH domain-containing protein produces MSKLKDLVEHIAKVLVDNPDAVQINEIEGEQTSVIELKVAKEDLGKIIGKEGRTAKAIRTILGAASSKLRKRVVLEIIE; encoded by the coding sequence ATGAGTAAACTTAAAGACTTAGTGGAGCATATTGCTAAGGTACTGGTGGATAATCCAGATGCTGTACAAATTAATGAAATAGAAGGAGAGCAGACTTCTGTAATTGAACTAAAGGTAGCAAAAGAAGATCTTGGAAAGATCATTGGAAAAGAAGGAAGAACAGCAAAGGCAATTAGAACTATTCTTGGAGCTGCTTCAAGTAAGCTTCGTAAAAGGGTAGTGTTAGAAATTATTGAATAG
- the rimM gene encoding ribosome maturation factor RimM (Essential for efficient processing of 16S rRNA): MLIPVAKVLTTHGLKGELKISPLLSHSEIFFKIKKFYLHKNKESPLEIEKIRKGPGYNIYLVKFKNVDFEEAQTLIKKILYIDPEELPALEDDEFYYYQIIDFEVKDINNFSWGKVKEIMPMGEYELILVKNEKGEEFYIPLVKEYVEEVDFNSKIIRVKDIKDLVESQKI, translated from the coding sequence GTGCTAATACCTGTTGCTAAAGTATTAACTACTCACGGATTAAAAGGAGAGTTAAAAATCTCTCCTTTACTTTCTCATTCAGAAATTTTCTTCAAAATAAAAAAATTTTATCTTCATAAAAATAAAGAAAGCCCTTTAGAAATAGAGAAAATAAGGAAAGGACCAGGTTATAATATCTATCTTGTTAAATTTAAAAATGTAGATTTTGAAGAAGCTCAAACATTAATAAAAAAAATACTCTATATTGATCCTGAAGAACTTCCGGCTTTAGAAGATGACGAATTTTATTATTATCAAATTATTGATTTTGAAGTAAAAGATATTAATAATTTTTCTTGGGGGAAAGTTAAAGAGATAATGCCTATGGGAGAATATGAACTTATCTTAGTTAAAAATGAAAAGGGGGAAGAATTTTATATTCCTTTGGTAAAAGAATATGTAGAAGAGGTGGATTTTAATTCTAAAATTATTCGAGTAAAAGATATAAAAGATCTGGTTGAGAGTCAAAAGATTTAA